In Thermospira aquatica, the following proteins share a genomic window:
- a CDS encoding ATP-dependent DNA helicase produces MNIEINEGFQQVYDALEKGENVFLTGRAGTGKSTFLRYFLEQTQKHCVVLAPTGVAALNVEGQTIHSFYGIFPAHTLEDIPEILKRKGDRLYEVLSHLDMIIIDEISMVRADLLDMVDTLTRRVFADFGGKKTKYRQTLPFGGIQLFFIGDLYQLPPVVTSREKEIFSSLYESPYFFSARCYSQLNMKLYELEKVYRQKDTLFIGILNRIRNGTVTDEDIALLNKRVNPGFTPQEKQYVYLTTHNDIVDEINQSELEKLPGKKHVYEGLIEGDFPQKDIPTDEVLTLKKGAQVMFLVNHPWGLWVNGSIGRVIFCREEVVTVELEDGTEVDVEPYTWVNYHYEIEGKTVKKKAMGKFTQLPLRLAWGITIHKSQGKTFSHVFLDMGRGAFATGQTYVALSRVTSLEGLVLKHPIKKSHVKIDWHIIRFMTGTKYAQAHTLQSLETKREILLQAIRTQSTLEIVYLKSDDTKSVRKILPRWMGEMEYHNKSFEGLRALCFQTNEERTFRVDRILEVHILSEEKK; encoded by the coding sequence GTGAACATTGAAATCAACGAAGGGTTCCAGCAGGTCTATGATGCTCTGGAAAAAGGGGAAAACGTTTTCCTCACCGGAAGGGCAGGAACGGGGAAATCTACCTTTCTCCGGTATTTTTTAGAGCAAACCCAGAAACACTGTGTGGTTCTTGCTCCTACAGGGGTTGCAGCCTTGAATGTTGAGGGGCAGACAATCCATTCGTTTTATGGTATTTTTCCCGCGCATACTCTAGAAGATATCCCCGAAATCCTCAAAAGAAAGGGTGACAGGCTTTACGAGGTACTTTCTCATCTGGACATGATCATTATCGATGAAATCTCCATGGTTCGGGCAGATCTTCTTGATATGGTTGATACTCTCACCAGACGAGTATTTGCAGACTTTGGTGGGAAAAAAACAAAATACCGACAGACGTTGCCTTTTGGGGGTATTCAACTTTTCTTCATTGGTGACCTTTACCAGCTTCCCCCTGTGGTTACCTCGAGAGAAAAAGAAATATTTTCCTCTCTTTATGAATCCCCTTATTTTTTTTCAGCGAGGTGCTATTCTCAACTCAATATGAAGCTCTACGAGCTCGAGAAGGTCTACAGACAAAAAGATACGCTTTTTATTGGAATTCTCAATCGTATACGAAACGGCACGGTTACAGACGAAGATATTGCTCTGCTGAATAAAAGAGTCAATCCAGGTTTTACGCCCCAGGAGAAGCAGTATGTGTACCTGACAACGCATAACGATATTGTAGATGAGATCAACCAAAGCGAGTTAGAGAAGCTTCCAGGGAAAAAGCATGTTTATGAAGGCCTGATTGAAGGGGATTTTCCTCAAAAGGATATACCTACGGATGAGGTTCTCACACTCAAAAAAGGTGCCCAGGTGATGTTTCTCGTGAATCATCCCTGGGGGTTGTGGGTCAATGGGAGTATTGGACGGGTGATTTTCTGTAGAGAGGAAGTCGTTACGGTTGAGCTTGAGGATGGCACCGAGGTGGATGTAGAACCCTACACGTGGGTCAATTACCATTATGAGATTGAGGGCAAAACCGTGAAAAAAAAGGCAATGGGCAAGTTTACCCAGCTTCCTCTGCGACTGGCATGGGGTATTACCATCCATAAATCCCAGGGAAAGACTTTTTCCCATGTTTTTCTTGATATGGGGCGGGGGGCATTTGCTACAGGACAAACCTATGTGGCTCTCAGTCGTGTGACAAGCCTTGAGGGGCTTGTTCTCAAGCATCCCATTAAAAAGAGTCATGTCAAGATAGATTGGCATATTATTCGTTTCATGACCGGCACAAAATATGCTCAGGCACATACATTGCAATCACTTGAGACAAAAAGAGAGATTCTTCTCCAGGCTATAAGGACACAATCAACGCTTGAAATTGTTTATCTTAAATCTGACGATACAAAAAGCGTTCGAAAGATTCTCCCTCGCTGGATGGGAGAGATGGAGTACCACAACAAAAGCTTTGAAGGATTACGCGCTTTATGTTTTCAAACAAATGAAGAGAGAACCTTTCGTGTTGATCGTATTCTCGAAGTTCATATTCTTTCAGAAGAAAAAAAATAA
- a CDS encoding DNA-methyltransferase, giving the protein MLVRNFKNNKKIILSHKKSLLLNGDVLKENFFDKEYFDLIITSPPYNVDIKYNSHNDDLTYDEYLEFSEIWIRNCFKWAKNQGRFCLNIPLDKNKGGQKSVGADLTTIAQKVGWKYHSTIIWNEGNISKRTAWGSWLSATAPYVIAPVELIVVLYKGEWKKNNGSKISDITKKEFMEWTNGLWTFNGESKKRIGHPAPFPLELPYRCIKLFSFVDDIVFDPFAGSGTTLIAANNTNRYSVGLEIDLKYCELAKQRILKETEILF; this is encoded by the coding sequence ATGTTAGTTCGTAATTTTAAAAATAACAAAAAAATAATATTAAGTCATAAAAAATCTCTTTTATTAAACGGAGATGTCTTGAAAGAAAATTTCTTTGACAAAGAATATTTTGATTTGATTATAACATCTCCTCCTTACAATGTAGATATAAAATACAATTCACACAATGATGATTTAACCTATGATGAATATTTGGAATTTTCTGAAATATGGATAAGAAACTGTTTTAAATGGGCTAAAAACCAGGGAAGGTTTTGTTTAAATATTCCTCTGGATAAGAATAAAGGTGGACAAAAAAGTGTAGGTGCTGATTTAACTACAATTGCACAAAAAGTGGGATGGAAATATCATTCTACAATTATTTGGAATGAGGGGAATATTTCAAAGAGAACGGCATGGGGTTCCTGGTTGTCGGCTACTGCACCATATGTAATTGCTCCTGTTGAATTGATAGTGGTTCTATATAAAGGTGAATGGAAAAAAAATAATGGGTCAAAAATATCTGATATTACAAAAAAAGAATTCATGGAATGGACAAATGGACTATGGACTTTTAATGGAGAAAGCAAAAAAAGAATAGGACATCCAGCCCCTTTTCCTTTAGAATTGCCTTATAGATGTATCAAACTATTTAGTTTTGTAGATGATATTGTTTTTGATCCCTTTGCGGGAAGTGGGACTACCTTGATTGCTGCTAATAATACAAATAGATATTCTGTGGGACTGGAAATAGATTTAAAATACTGTGAGTTAGCAAAACAAAGAATTTTAAAAGAAACAGAAATACTTTTTTAA
- a CDS encoding HNH endonuclease: MKKENKSISDLIIEYFKKHPNEELPHGPVVDWVEEQYKKLYNKKPRDTWRAIRMLHQQGFLIKVKKGIYKYDPNFVIRKEIEDFTPELKEQILKRDGYKCIVCGRSAKEGYELHVDHILPKDKGGKATLENGQTLCSICNFRKKNYNQTESGKKMFIRLWETAKKIGDTKTQEFCEEILKTYEKFNINGHIEWKKD; this comes from the coding sequence ATGAAAAAGGAAAACAAAAGTATTTCTGATTTGATCATTGAATATTTCAAGAAGCATCCAAATGAAGAATTGCCTCACGGGCCGGTTGTTGATTGGGTTGAAGAACAATATAAAAAGCTTTACAATAAAAAACCAAGAGATACATGGCGAGCTATTAGAATGTTACATCAACAAGGATTCTTAATTAAAGTAAAAAAAGGAATTTATAAATACGATCCAAATTTTGTTATTAGAAAGGAAATAGAAGATTTTACACCAGAGTTGAAAGAACAAATACTAAAAAGAGATGGTTATAAGTGTATAGTTTGCGGTAGAAGTGCAAAGGAAGGATACGAGTTACATGTTGACCACATTCTACCCAAAGACAAGGGGGGCAAGGCTACATTAGAAAATGGACAGACACTTTGTTCAATTTGTAACTTTAGGAAGAAAAATTACAATCAAACAGAAAGTGGTAAAAAAATGTTCATAAGACTATGGGAAACAGCAAAAAAGATTGGTGATACCAAAACTCAAGAATTTTGTGAAGAGATTCTGAAAACATACGAAAAGTTCAATATCAACGGGCATATTGAATGGAAAAAAGATTAA
- a CDS encoding glycoside hydrolase family 57 protein, with the protein MKQGYWMLVLHAHLPFVRHPEYNDVIEERWLYEAITETYIPLLWVFEQLASEGVQFRITMSFTPPLANMLADSLLQDRYVSHIEKLIQLAEQEVVRNRFVPEYLKIAEFYLDRFQRVRKSFVETYKKDLVKAFRKFQDLGFIEILTSGATHGFLPLLNVHPEAVRAQIQVAVRDYARHFGKAPRGIWNPECGYYPGLENFLKEAGIHFFYTDTHGILHASEKPHYGVFAPMQTPNGVAYFARDVDTSHTVWSSTEGYPGDGAYREFYRDIGFDLEYNYIRSYIHESGVRVATGIKYHRITSKETPMDHKLPYDIEMAQQKVQEHAHHFVYGREQQIDYVSSLMDRPPVVVSMYDAELFGHWWFEGPDFLYHVIKKIATHPKLGMIAAPEYLEMFPNNQVVTPPLCSWGYKGYSEFWLNGTNDWIYPHLHKMAERMHELAVTYRGNQNPLVLRALNQAARELLLAQSSDWAFIMRTGTMVDYAVKRTKLHISRFNRLYEMIHVKVDIDEAWLSEVEKRDNIFPEIDFRVYA; encoded by the coding sequence ATGAAACAGGGATACTGGATGCTCGTTTTACATGCCCATCTCCCCTTTGTCCGCCACCCAGAGTATAACGATGTCATCGAAGAGCGATGGTTATACGAAGCTATCACCGAAACCTATATCCCTCTCTTGTGGGTATTTGAACAGCTAGCAAGTGAGGGGGTACAGTTTCGAATAACCATGTCTTTCACCCCCCCACTAGCAAACATGCTTGCAGACTCTCTTCTTCAGGATCGCTATGTCTCTCACATAGAAAAACTCATCCAGCTTGCAGAACAAGAGGTTGTAAGAAACCGCTTTGTCCCGGAATACCTCAAAATCGCTGAGTTTTATCTCGACAGGTTTCAAAGGGTGCGAAAGAGTTTCGTTGAAACTTACAAAAAAGACCTCGTAAAAGCTTTTCGTAAATTTCAAGACCTTGGCTTTATTGAAATCCTGACCAGCGGGGCAACCCATGGTTTTCTTCCTCTCCTGAATGTTCATCCGGAGGCTGTACGAGCACAAATCCAAGTGGCTGTTCGTGACTACGCCCGTCATTTTGGGAAAGCTCCCCGCGGCATATGGAATCCTGAATGTGGCTACTACCCTGGACTTGAAAACTTTTTGAAAGAGGCAGGAATACACTTTTTCTACACTGATACGCATGGCATTCTGCATGCTTCAGAAAAACCTCACTACGGTGTTTTTGCTCCCATGCAAACTCCCAATGGGGTGGCATATTTTGCCCGCGATGTGGATACCTCGCATACCGTCTGGTCTTCAACAGAAGGATACCCTGGCGATGGGGCTTACCGAGAGTTTTACCGGGATATAGGGTTTGATCTTGAGTACAACTACATTCGCTCCTACATTCACGAAAGTGGTGTACGAGTAGCAACAGGTATCAAATACCATCGCATCACAAGTAAAGAAACACCCATGGATCACAAACTCCCTTACGACATAGAAATGGCACAACAAAAGGTTCAGGAACACGCCCATCATTTTGTCTACGGAAGAGAACAGCAGATTGATTATGTCTCTTCCCTCATGGATCGACCTCCTGTTGTCGTTTCTATGTACGATGCAGAACTTTTTGGACACTGGTGGTTTGAAGGACCGGATTTTCTCTATCACGTGATCAAAAAAATAGCCACCCATCCAAAACTTGGGATGATAGCTGCCCCGGAATATCTTGAAATGTTCCCCAACAATCAAGTGGTCACTCCTCCTCTGTGTAGCTGGGGATACAAAGGATACAGTGAATTCTGGCTCAATGGTACCAACGACTGGATATACCCCCATCTTCACAAAATGGCAGAACGTATGCACGAACTTGCTGTCACGTATCGAGGTAACCAGAACCCCCTCGTGCTTCGTGCCTTAAATCAGGCGGCGAGAGAACTTCTCCTTGCTCAATCCTCAGACTGGGCATTTATCATGAGAACGGGAACAATGGTAGACTACGCGGTGAAACGGACAAAACTCCATATCTCCCGGTTTAATAGACTCTATGAGATGATCCATGTTAAGGTAGACATCGACGAAGCCTGGCTGAGTGAGGTGGAAAAAAGGGATAACATCTTTCCGGAGATTGATTTCCGGGTGTACGCCTAA
- the ychF gene encoding redox-regulated ATPase YchF — protein MGFSCGIVGLPNVGKSTLFNALTRAHVASSNYPFCTIDPNVGIVSVPDERLETLARLVDAKKVTPTTVQFVDIAGLVKGASRGEGLGNQFLSHIREVDAVVQVVRLFEDKDVIHIGEVDPIRDLEIINMELIFKDLETIENILTKKTKMAKAGNKEAQTEVELLTRIKTSLEEGELMKNLELTPEESKILASYQFLTMKPLLIVANVSEKEITSYESNPLYQKLKAKADTLKADVLALSAKIEQELSELEPEEAREYLKDLGLEKSGLERLIVEGYKLLGLITFFTAGEKETRAWTIPQGTKAPQAAGVIHSDMEKGFIRAEIVSYEDFVKHGSWTNLRDKGLVRLEGKDYEIQDGDVMIVRFSV, from the coding sequence ATGGGTTTTAGCTGTGGTATTGTTGGACTTCCAAATGTAGGAAAATCAACGCTTTTTAATGCTCTTACACGGGCGCATGTTGCAAGTTCGAACTATCCCTTTTGTACCATCGATCCGAATGTGGGGATTGTTTCGGTTCCGGATGAGAGACTGGAAACACTGGCAAGGCTGGTGGATGCCAAAAAGGTTACTCCCACGACCGTTCAGTTTGTCGATATAGCCGGGCTTGTGAAAGGCGCAAGTCGTGGAGAGGGTCTGGGAAATCAATTTCTTTCCCATATTCGGGAGGTTGATGCTGTTGTCCAGGTTGTGAGGCTTTTTGAAGACAAAGATGTGATTCATATCGGGGAGGTTGATCCCATTCGGGACCTTGAGATTATCAATATGGAGCTTATTTTCAAGGATCTGGAAACCATTGAAAATATTCTCACGAAAAAGACCAAAATGGCCAAGGCAGGGAACAAAGAGGCTCAAACGGAAGTAGAGCTTCTTACCCGGATAAAAACCTCCCTGGAAGAGGGAGAACTCATGAAGAATCTCGAGCTTACACCTGAAGAAAGTAAAATACTCGCTTCGTATCAGTTTCTCACGATGAAGCCACTGCTTATTGTTGCCAATGTAAGCGAGAAAGAAATCACCTCCTATGAAAGTAATCCCCTCTATCAGAAACTTAAAGCAAAGGCAGATACACTTAAAGCCGATGTCCTCGCCCTTTCAGCAAAGATAGAACAGGAACTCTCGGAGCTGGAACCTGAGGAGGCACGTGAGTACCTGAAAGATCTTGGGCTGGAGAAAAGTGGATTGGAAAGGCTTATTGTTGAGGGGTACAAACTTTTGGGGCTTATTACCTTTTTCACTGCAGGAGAAAAAGAAACCCGAGCGTGGACTATACCTCAGGGGACAAAAGCACCCCAGGCAGCAGGGGTCATTCACTCAGACATGGAAAAAGGCTTTATACGGGCTGAGATTGTTTCCTATGAAGACTTTGTCAAACATGGGAGCTGGACAAACTTGAGAGATAAGGGGTTAGTTCGTCTTGAGGGTAAGGATTACGAGATTCAGGATGGGGATGTGATGATTGTGCGATTCTCCGTCTAG